In Rhodococcus pseudokoreensis, the DNA window CGACGACGCGACGACGTTCCTGAGCAGCGGCGCGATGCGGTTCGACCCGCCCGGCGGCATGTACCCCGACACCGACGAGCGCCGGAAGAACCAGATCGCGATCGAGGGGCTGTTCGCCCCGACCGCGCTGCTCCACGGCAACTTGCTGGCGTCGAGTTACCCGGCGATGACCGACCCGGCCGTCGCCATCGACATCTACAAGGGTGACACCGGCCTCGACACGGGCAATCCGCAGTCGCTGTTCTCGCTCAACACGGAACTGATCAACCAGGGCCGGCTCGTGAAGCAGGACCGGGTGAACCTGAAGCCGGGGGAGAGTTCGACCCTGTCCGACGGCACCCAGGTGCGGTTCGACGGCGCCGTGGACTTCGTGAACCTGCAGGTGTCGCACGACCCGGCACAGCAGTGGGTGCTGGTGTCGGCCCTGACGATGATGGCGGGACTGCTCGTCTCGCTGCTGGTCAAGCGCCGCCGGATCTGGGCCCGGATCTACCCCGCGGACGCCGCCGACCCGGGGCCACGACGTACTGTAGTAGAGCTTGGTGGACTCGCCCGGACCGATCAGGCCGGCTGGGGCGACGAGTTCGGCCGACTCTGCACCCGTCTGCTCACGGACGACACGAAGCCTGACGCGCAGGAGAGCCAACGATGACGACCAACGAGACACTGGCGCAGTACAGCGACTGGGCCTTCCGATCAGCCTTCACCGTGCTGGTGCTGGCGCTCGTGCTGCTCATCGTGCAGTACGCGTCCACGCGGGCGCAGGCCGTGCAGGACCGGGAACTCGTGTCGGCCGGATCGGGCGCGCGCCCGTCCGAAGCGCCCGGCGTCCCCGGCCGAGTGGTCGAGCAGCCGAAGAAGCCGCTGTCCGATCGGTTCGGTGGTATGGGCGCCGCCGTGCTCGTCGTCGGCACGGTACTGATCTTCGCGTCGATCGTGCTGCGCGGATTCGCGACGGAGCGGTTCCCGCTCGGCAACATGTACGAGTTCGTGACCATGGCCTGCGCGGCGGCGCTCGTCGTCGGTCTCGCGCTGCTGTCGAAGCCGGCGTACCGGTCGATGTGGGTGTTCCTGCTCGTTCCCGTCCTGATCCTGATGTTCCTCGCCGCCACAGTGCTGTACGCGGACGCGGCGCCCGTCGTGCCCGCACTGCGGTCGTACTGGCTGCCCATCCACGTCACCATCGTGAGCGTCGGTTCCGGTGTGTTCCTCGTGTCGGGCATCTCGAGCCTGCTGTTCCTGCTGCGCATGCGATACCCGCGCGGCGAGGAGGGGACGGGCGTGTTCGCGCGGATCGCGGAGCGGTTGCCCGACGCGCAGACCCTGGACCGCCTGGCGTACAAGACCACCATCATCGGGTTCCCGCTGTTCGGCGCCGGTGTCATCCTCGGCGCCATCTGGGCCGAGGCAGCCTGGGGCCGATTCTGGGGCTGGGATCCCAAGGAGACGATGTCGTTCATCGCCTGGGTGATCTACGCCGCCTACCTCCACGCCCGCGCGACGTCCGGATGGCGCGACACCAAGGCCGCATGGATCAACGTCGCGGGTTTCGTCGCAATGCTGTTCAACCTGTTCATCATCAACATGGTGGTGTCGGGATTGCACTCGTACGCGGGCCTGAACTGACGGTCGCCACCGACTGATATCCTTCCGCCGCGACGTCTCCGACCGGTGAGAACCGGTGGGGACGATGGAGACTTCACGAGGGGGACGTTCAGCCATGTCCGAAAACAACTCCGGCATGTGGGAGCCGGTACGGCCTGCATCGAATCCGCCCGCGGACGACACCGGATCGACCGTCGCCTGGAACGCCGCGCGGCAGGCCCCGTACGTGCAGCCGCAGGGTCCCAATCCGTTCGCGCAGGCCCCCGCCGCCGCACCCGCGCGGCCACAGAC includes these proteins:
- the ccsB gene encoding c-type cytochrome biogenesis protein CcsB, which encodes MTTNETLAQYSDWAFRSAFTVLVLALVLLIVQYASTRAQAVQDRELVSAGSGARPSEAPGVPGRVVEQPKKPLSDRFGGMGAAVLVVGTVLIFASIVLRGFATERFPLGNMYEFVTMACAAALVVGLALLSKPAYRSMWVFLLVPVLILMFLAATVLYADAAPVVPALRSYWLPIHVTIVSVGSGVFLVSGISSLLFLLRMRYPRGEEGTGVFARIAERLPDAQTLDRLAYKTTIIGFPLFGAGVILGAIWAEAAWGRFWGWDPKETMSFIAWVIYAAYLHARATSGWRDTKAAWINVAGFVAMLFNLFIINMVVSGLHSYAGLN